One genomic window of Peromyscus maniculatus bairdii isolate BWxNUB_F1_BW_parent chromosome 2, HU_Pman_BW_mat_3.1, whole genome shotgun sequence includes the following:
- the Lck gene encoding tyrosine-protein kinase Lck, with translation MGCGCSSNPEDDWMENIDVCENCHYPIVPLDSKTTLPIRNGSEVRDPLVTYEGSIPPASPLQDNLVIALHSYEPSHDGDLGFEKGEQLRILEQSGEWWKAQSLTTGQEGFIPFNFVAKANSLEPEPWFFKNLSRKDAERQLLAPGNTHGSFLIRESESTAGSFSLSVRDFDQNQGEVVKHYKIRNLDNGGFYISPRITFPGLHELVRHYTNASDGLCTKLSRPCQTQKPQKPWWEDEWEVPRETLKLVERLGAGQFGEVWMGYYNGHTKVAVKSLKQGSMSPDAFLAEANLMKQLQHQRLVRLYAVVTQEPIYIITEYMENGSLVDFLKTPSGIKLNINKLLDMAAQIAEGMAFIEEQNYIHRDLRAANILVSDTLSCKIADFGLARLIEDNEYTAREGAKFPIKWTAPEAINYGTFTIKSDVWSFGILLTEIVTHGRIPYPGMTNPEVIQNLERGYRMVRPDNCPEELYHLMMLCWKERPEDRPTFDYLRSVLDDFFTATEGQYQPQP, from the exons ATGGGCTGTGGCTGCAGCTCAAACCCTGAAGATGACTGGATGGAGAACATTGACGTGTGTGAAAACTGCCATTATCCCATAGTACCACTGGACAGCAAGACTACG CTGCCCATCCGAAACGGCTCTGAAGTTCGGGACCCACTGGTCACCTATGAGGGCTCCATCCCACCAGCCTCCCCTCTACAAG ACAACCTGGTTATCGCCCTGCACAGCTATGAGCCCTCCCATGATGGAGACCTGGGCTTTGAGAAGGGTGAACAGCTCCGAATCCTGGAGCA GAGCGGTGAGTGGTGGAAGGCTCAGTCTCTGACCACCGGCCAAGAAGGCTTCATCCCCTTCAACTTCGTGGCGAAAGCAAACAGCCTGGAGCCTGAACC CTGGTTCTTCAAGAATCTGAGCCGTAAGGACGCGGAGCGGCAGCTTTTGGCGCCCGGGAACACGCACGGATCCTTCCTGATCCGGGAAAGTGAAAGCACCGCGG GATCTTTTTCCCTGTCGGTCAGAGACTTCGACCAGAACCAGGGAGAAGTGGTGAAACATTACAAGATCCGTAACCTAGACAACGGTGGCTTCTACATCTCCCCTCGTATCACTTTTCCCGGACTGCACGAACTGGTCCGCCATTACACCA ACGCTTCTGATGGGCTGTGCACAAAGTTGAGCCGACCTTGCCAGACCCAGAAGCCCCAGAAGCCATGGTGGGAGGACGAATGGGAGGTTCCCAGGGAGACACTGAAGTTGGTTGAGCGGCTGGGAGCTGGCCAGTTCGGCGAAGTGTGGATGG GATACTACAACGGGCACACGAAGGTGGCCGTGAAGAGCCTGAAGCAGGGGAGCATGTCGCCCGATGCCTTCCTGGCTGAAGCTAACCTCATGAAGCAGCTGCAGCACCAGCGGCTGGTCCGGCTTTATGCAGTGGTCACCCAGGAGCCCATCTACATCATCACTGAATACATGGAGAACG GGAGCCTTGTAGATTTTCTCAAGACTCCCTCGGGCATCAAGTTGAACATCAACAAACTTTTGGACATGGCAGCCCAG ATTGCGGAGGGCATGGCATTCATTGAAGAGCAGAATTACATCCATCGTGACCTGCGTGCTGCCAACATCCTGGTGTCCGACACACTGAGCTGCAAGATTGCGGACTTTGGCCTCGCCCGCCTCATTGAGGACAATGAATACACAGCCAGGGAGG GGGCCAAATTTCCCATTAAGTGGACAGCACCAGAAGCCATTAACTATGGGACCTTCACCATCAAGTCAGATGTGTGGTCTTTCGGGATCCTGCTGACAGAGATTGTCACCCATGGCCGAATCCCTTACCCAG GGATGACCAACCCTGAAGTAATTCAGAATCTGGAGCGAGGCTACCGAATGGTAAGACCTGACAACTGTCCAGAAGAGCTGTACCACCTCATGATGCTGTGCTGGAAGGAGCGTCCAGAGGACCGGCCCACATTTGACTACCTTCGAAGTGTTCTGGATGACTTCTTCACAGCCACGGAGGGCCAGTACCAGCCCCAGCCTTGA